One Roseomonas sp. OT10 DNA window includes the following coding sequences:
- a CDS encoding TRAP transporter large permease codes for MSAPAAAAVPGRTPTSALGVAARRLDTLLGTAVEAASAVLVLVLVALLFAGVVARYLLHVPLVWSDELSSILFLWLAMFGTAVALRRGAHMRMTAFIANVSPQTQAALNTVAIVASAAFLVMLAEPAWEMMLDELPVVTPALEISNAWRLAAIPAGFALMLVFAALQLLSVARPAVVLLAIAVAAVLVAAVLGLGPVLRPLGNWNLVLFFVGVIAATVFAGVPIGFAFGLATVGYLALSTRVPLAVVVGRMGEGMSHIVLLAVPLFVFLGALIEMNGMARAMVRFLAGLIGHVRGGLSYVLLVAIYLVSGIAGSKAADMAAVAPVLFPEMRERGSKPGELVALLAASGAMSETIPPSLVLITIGTVTAVSIADLFTGGLLPAVVLALAMAVVVWWRARGDDMSGVRRATKAEVLRSLWVAIPVLLLPLVIRFAVVEGIATATEVSTIGIVYGAVIGVLFYQRIGLRRLYDALVGTATLSGAILLIIGTATAMAWALTQSGFSRQLAGMMEGLPGGAVTFMAISVVAFIILGSLLEGIPAVVLFGPLLFPIARDLHIHEVHYAIVVILAMGIGLFAPPFGVGYYTACAIAKVSPDAGMRPIVGYLVALTIGLIVVAAVPWFSIGLLAR; via the coding sequence GTGAGCGCGCCGGCCGCGGCCGCCGTCCCGGGCCGGACGCCGACCTCGGCGCTCGGCGTCGCGGCGCGGCGCCTCGACACCCTCCTGGGCACGGCGGTCGAGGCCGCCTCGGCCGTGCTGGTGCTGGTGCTCGTCGCCCTGCTCTTCGCGGGCGTGGTGGCGCGCTACCTGCTGCACGTCCCGCTGGTCTGGTCGGACGAGCTCTCCTCCATCCTCTTCCTCTGGCTCGCCATGTTCGGCACGGCGGTCGCGCTGCGGCGCGGGGCGCACATGCGCATGACCGCCTTCATCGCCAACGTCTCGCCCCAGACCCAGGCGGCGCTGAACACGGTCGCCATCGTCGCCTCCGCCGCCTTCCTGGTGATGCTGGCGGAGCCCGCCTGGGAGATGATGCTGGACGAGCTGCCGGTGGTGACGCCGGCGCTGGAGATCTCCAACGCCTGGCGCCTGGCGGCGATCCCCGCCGGCTTCGCCCTGATGCTGGTCTTCGCGGCGCTTCAGCTCCTGTCCGTGGCGCGGCCGGCGGTGGTGCTGCTGGCCATCGCGGTCGCGGCCGTGCTGGTGGCGGCGGTGCTGGGGCTGGGGCCGGTGCTGCGGCCGCTGGGCAACTGGAACCTCGTCCTCTTCTTCGTCGGCGTGATCGCGGCGACGGTCTTCGCCGGCGTGCCGATCGGCTTCGCCTTCGGCCTCGCGACGGTGGGCTACCTGGCGCTCTCCACCCGCGTGCCGCTGGCCGTGGTGGTGGGGCGGATGGGCGAGGGGATGTCGCACATCGTCCTGCTCGCCGTGCCGCTCTTCGTCTTCCTCGGCGCGCTGATCGAGATGAACGGCATGGCCCGCGCCATGGTCCGCTTCCTCGCCGGGCTGATCGGCCACGTTCGCGGCGGGCTCTCCTACGTGCTGCTGGTGGCGATCTACCTCGTCTCGGGCATCGCCGGCTCCAAGGCGGCGGACATGGCCGCCGTGGCCCCGGTGCTGTTCCCGGAGATGCGCGAGCGCGGCTCGAAGCCCGGCGAGCTGGTGGCGCTCCTCGCCGCCTCCGGCGCCATGTCGGAGACCATCCCGCCCTCCCTGGTGCTGATCACCATCGGCACGGTCACGGCCGTCTCCATCGCGGACCTGTTCACCGGCGGGCTGCTGCCGGCGGTGGTGCTGGCGCTCGCCATGGCCGTGGTGGTGTGGTGGCGCGCCCGGGGCGACGACATGTCCGGCGTGCGCCGCGCCACCAAGGCCGAGGTGCTGCGCAGTCTCTGGGTCGCTATTCCCGTGCTGCTGCTGCCGCTGGTGATCCGCTTCGCGGTGGTGGAGGGCATCGCCACGGCCACCGAGGTCTCGACCATCGGCATCGTCTACGGCGCGGTGATCGGGGTGCTGTTCTACCAGCGCATCGGGCTGAGGCGCCTGTATGACGCGCTGGTGGGCACGGCGACGCTCTCGGGCGCGATCCTGCTCATCATCGGCACGGCGACGGCCATGGCCTGGGCGCTGACGCAATCCGGCTTCTCGCGCCAGCTCGCGGGAATGATGGAGGGGCTGCCGGGCGGGGCCGTGACCTTCATGGCGATCTCCGTGGTCGCCTTCATCATCCTGGGCAGCCTGCTGGAGGGCATCCCGGCCGTGGTGCTGTTCGGCCCGCTGCTCTTCCCCATCGCGCGGGATCTGCACATCCACGAGGTCCACTATGCCATCGTGGTCATCCTCGCCATGGGCATCGGCCTCTTCGCCCCGCCCTTCGGCGTCGGCTACTACACCGCCTGCGCCATCGCCAAGGTCAGCCCAGATGCGGGGATGCGGCCGATCGTCGGCTACCTCGTCGCGCTGACCATCGGGCTGATCGTCGTCGCGGCGGTGCCCTGGTTCTCCATCGGGCTGCTCGCACGATGA
- a CDS encoding SDR family NAD(P)-dependent oxidoreductase, with protein MAGKAVLVLGAGSDGPGWGNGKAAAVLYAREGGRVAAVDLRAEAAEETAGLIRAEGGTALALTADVTRSDQVAAVVERTVAEFGGIDVLHNNVGVTIMGDPVELGEEAWRRGLDLNLTSAFLACKHVLPVMLRQGRGAIVNISSLAAQRITDYPYFSYYAGKAGLDHFTRALAIRYAAKGIRANAVLPGVIDTPLIYKQISGQYGSVEEMVAARDARSPTGKMGTAWDVAQAALFLASDEARYVNGVCLPVDGGLSCL; from the coding sequence ATGGCCGGCAAGGCGGTGCTGGTGCTGGGCGCCGGCTCGGACGGCCCGGGCTGGGGCAACGGCAAGGCGGCCGCGGTGCTCTATGCGCGGGAGGGCGGCCGGGTGGCGGCCGTGGACCTTCGCGCCGAGGCGGCGGAGGAGACGGCCGGGCTGATCCGGGCCGAGGGCGGCACCGCCCTCGCGCTGACGGCGGATGTCACCCGCTCCGACCAGGTCGCGGCCGTGGTGGAGCGGACGGTGGCGGAGTTCGGCGGCATCGACGTGCTGCACAACAACGTCGGCGTCACCATCATGGGCGACCCGGTGGAGCTGGGCGAGGAGGCGTGGCGGCGCGGGCTGGACCTGAACCTGACCAGCGCCTTCCTCGCCTGCAAGCACGTGCTGCCGGTGATGCTGCGGCAGGGGAGGGGGGCCATCGTCAACATCTCCTCGCTCGCCGCGCAGAGGATCACGGATTATCCATACTTCTCCTATTATGCGGGCAAGGCCGGGCTGGACCATTTCACCCGGGCGCTCGCCATCCGCTACGCGGCGAAGGGCATCCGGGCCAATGCCGTGCTCCCCGGCGTCATCGACACGCCGCTGATCTACAAGCAGATCAGCGGCCAGTACGGCAGCGTGGAGGAGATGGTGGCGGCCCGCGACGCGCGCAGCCCGACGGGGAAGATGGGCACCGCCTGGGACGTGGCGCAGGCGGCGCTGTTCCTGGCCTCCGACGAGGCGCGCTACGTCAACGGTGTCTGCCTGCCGGTCGATGGCGGATTGTCGTGCCTGTGA
- a CDS encoding DUF423 domain-containing protein, protein MPRGGRVWMVAGALAGCLAVGLSAWAAHAPAAAEPVTAHRLGQALTMQGWHALALLGTGLLAERRTGWAAHVAGGAFLLGMALFCGAVWSVALTGQSWGRLAPAGGTLLMLGWLALAVAALGRSRDDTLPAPPR, encoded by the coding sequence ATGCCGCGCGGGGGCAGGGTGTGGATGGTGGCGGGCGCGCTGGCCGGCTGCCTGGCGGTGGGCCTCTCGGCCTGGGCGGCGCATGCGCCGGCCGCGGCGGAACCCGTGACGGCGCATCGGCTGGGCCAGGCCTTGACCATGCAGGGCTGGCACGCCCTGGCCCTGCTGGGCACCGGCCTGCTGGCGGAGCGGCGGACGGGCTGGGCGGCCCATGTCGCCGGCGGCGCCTTCCTTCTCGGCATGGCGCTGTTCTGCGGCGCGGTGTGGTCCGTGGCGCTGACGGGCCAGTCCTGGGGCCGGCTGGCGCCGGCGGGTGGCACCCTGCTGATGCTCGGCTGGCTGGCCCTGGCCGTCGCGGCGCTCGGCCGGTCCAGGGACGACACCCTTCCCGCGCCGCCGCGTTGA
- the pip gene encoding prolyl aminopeptidase — protein MPRGDLFPDIAPYETGLLPLANQGGVNHVMYWEQVGNPRGQPVLFLHGGPGAGAGAVHRRFFDPHHWRVVIFDQRGAGRSRPLGELRDNTTPHLVQDIETLRRFLGIERWLLFGGSWGSTLALAYAQAHPDRVAGCVLRGVFLGRPEEVEWFLYGLRRVFPDAWASFAEHVPPAERHDLLAAYLKRLTHPEPAIHLAAARAWSNYEGLCSTLLPSPETVASFAQDRSALGLARIEAHYFAHDLFLPEGGLLAGMSRIANIPAEIVQGRYDMVCPAVTAFDLAEAWSRARLTIVPDAGHSALEPGVRTALVSAVERFRRRG, from the coding sequence ATGCCGCGCGGCGACCTCTTCCCCGACATCGCTCCCTACGAGACGGGCCTCCTGCCCCTGGCCAACCAGGGCGGGGTGAACCACGTCATGTACTGGGAGCAGGTGGGCAACCCGCGCGGCCAGCCCGTCCTGTTCCTGCATGGCGGCCCGGGGGCCGGGGCCGGGGCGGTGCACCGTCGCTTCTTCGACCCGCATCACTGGCGCGTGGTGATCTTCGACCAGCGCGGCGCCGGCCGCTCGCGCCCGCTCGGCGAGCTGCGCGACAACACCACGCCACACCTGGTGCAGGACATCGAGACGCTGCGCCGCTTCCTCGGCATCGAGCGCTGGCTGCTCTTCGGCGGCTCCTGGGGCTCCACCCTGGCCCTCGCCTATGCCCAGGCGCATCCGGACCGGGTCGCAGGCTGCGTGCTGCGGGGCGTGTTCCTCGGCCGGCCGGAGGAGGTGGAGTGGTTCCTCTACGGGCTGCGCCGCGTCTTCCCCGACGCATGGGCCAGCTTCGCCGAGCACGTCCCGCCGGCGGAGCGGCACGACCTGCTGGCCGCCTACCTGAAGCGGCTGACCCACCCGGAGCCCGCCATCCATCTGGCAGCCGCCCGCGCCTGGTCGAACTACGAAGGGCTGTGCAGCACCTTGTTGCCCAGCCCGGAGACGGTCGCGAGCTTCGCGCAGGACCGCAGCGCCCTCGGCCTCGCGCGGATCGAGGCGCACTACTTCGCGCACGACCTCTTCTTGCCTGAGGGCGGGCTGCTCGCTGGCATGTCCCGCATCGCCAACATCCCGGCCGAGATCGTGCAGGGCCGCTACGACATGGTCTGCCCCGCGGTCACCGCCTTCGACCTCGCCGAGGCCTGGTCGCGCGCCCGGCTGACCATCGTGCCCGATGCCGGCCACAGCGCGCTGGAGCCGGGGGTGCGGACGGCGCTGGTCTCGGCCGTGGAGCGGTTCCGGCGGCGGGGCTGA
- a CDS encoding sensor domain-containing diguanylate cyclase yields MRYAPRPGLGVQVVIDAWNGSAAPFVAEPRGDGRELLAHPITLDHVERLRPVLQGSAQAIAVNDPDGRLVLCNRRYHEVLQLPDAYRQEGAFTWPAIDFLAHRGEYGDGPPERHATFRKRAILEGLCFQLERDSQAHQRLLVGGCPLPGGGYVTTLTELLPEASVVDPVAALLADRSRASGERVPVLGQLVEHDPRLGIPSRAAFDRITRVLGELQDGQASPGSLLLVGLAGVRRAASRHGHEVAAELSRAVVVAVRSRLRRTDLLACYEEAILAILLPWTPPKGALALAQALSHLMAGIALPVRAAVALPESAIGVSQWHPAEAAVGPALQRAEASLREAEAAGAGSIRWSS; encoded by the coding sequence TTGCGCTATGCGCCACGACCCGGACTTGGCGTTCAGGTCGTCATCGATGCCTGGAACGGCTCCGCCGCCCCGTTCGTCGCGGAACCCAGGGGCGACGGGCGGGAACTGCTGGCCCACCCCATCACCCTGGACCATGTCGAACGGCTTCGGCCCGTCCTCCAGGGGTCCGCGCAGGCCATCGCCGTGAACGATCCGGACGGGCGGCTCGTCCTCTGCAACCGCCGCTACCACGAGGTGCTGCAGCTCCCGGACGCCTATCGTCAGGAAGGGGCCTTCACCTGGCCCGCGATCGACTTCCTGGCGCATCGGGGCGAGTACGGTGATGGCCCGCCGGAGCGGCACGCCACCTTCCGCAAGCGGGCGATCCTGGAAGGGCTGTGCTTCCAGCTGGAGCGGGACTCGCAGGCGCACCAGCGCCTGCTGGTGGGCGGCTGCCCCCTGCCCGGCGGCGGCTACGTCACCACGCTGACGGAGCTGCTGCCCGAGGCGAGCGTGGTGGACCCGGTCGCCGCCCTGCTCGCCGACCGATCCCGTGCCTCGGGGGAGCGGGTGCCTGTGCTGGGACAGCTGGTGGAGCATGACCCCCGCCTGGGCATTCCCAGCCGGGCGGCCTTCGACCGCATCACCCGCGTGTTGGGCGAGCTGCAGGACGGGCAGGCCAGCCCCGGCAGCCTGCTGCTCGTTGGCCTTGCCGGCGTGCGGCGGGCGGCATCGCGGCACGGCCACGAGGTGGCCGCGGAGCTGTCGCGCGCGGTCGTCGTGGCGGTGCGGTCCCGGCTGCGCCGGACGGACCTGCTGGCCTGCTACGAGGAGGCGATCCTGGCCATCCTCCTGCCCTGGACGCCGCCGAAGGGCGCGCTGGCACTGGCCCAGGCGCTCTCCCACCTGATGGCCGGCATCGCGCTCCCGGTCAGGGCAGCCGTGGCGCTGCCGGAGTCAGCAATCGGCGTGTCGCAGTGGCACCCCGCCGAAGCCGCCGTCGGCCCGGCCCTGCAACGGGCGGAGGCAAGCCTGCGCGAGGCGGAAGCCGCGGGGGCGGGCAGCATACGCTGGAGCAGCTAG
- a CDS encoding thiamine pyrophosphate-binding protein: protein MSDNEMPSNEMPSNEMSGGEAIARMIQAFEGGPMFGMGGFQLLPFYDAARRLGLEHHLINDERAGVFAADAYAKVSGRVGLVDATLGPGATNLVTGLVEALNAGTPMVALVGDSHRDHSWKNMTQESRQVDILRPAAKEVIRIESPARIPELMRRAFAVATTGRPGPVVVDVPEDVCHATHGYADDAFAVDPIYRAAPALRCRPDAAGVAKAAALLAEAKRPLVLAGGGVHLSGAAQVLSDLAQALNLPVAHTLTGKGAIACTDPLSAGLFGRYDRIANRLIEESDLLLVVGCKLGEIATKRYSVPAAGKRIIHLDIVAEEIGRTARPELALWGDAKETLAEIAAMLKDRAPAIRERQEGYAGLVSSRMAEWRAGVADKYASEEVPVSMARLLGELNRALPEDGILIADGGFAAHWGGLLFDTKRPGRCFVPDRGFASIGYGLPGAMGAALAAPGRAVVALTGDGGFNMMLGEMETARRMGLSFTVIVVNNAASGYVKALQHLMYGAGSYHASDLAETDYARIAQAMGCRGIRVERPGDLADALAQGMAGQGPTVLDVVVTRDPAKMLPGVDNRTVQVKKGDRVA from the coding sequence ATGAGCGACAACGAGATGCCCTCCAACGAAATGCCCTCCAACGAGATGAGCGGCGGCGAGGCCATCGCCCGCATGATCCAGGCCTTCGAGGGCGGGCCCATGTTCGGCATGGGCGGCTTCCAGCTTCTGCCCTTCTACGACGCCGCCCGCCGTCTCGGCCTGGAGCACCACCTGATCAACGACGAGCGCGCCGGCGTCTTCGCGGCGGATGCCTATGCCAAGGTCTCCGGCCGGGTCGGGCTGGTGGATGCGACGCTGGGCCCGGGGGCGACCAACCTCGTCACGGGACTGGTCGAGGCGCTGAACGCCGGCACGCCGATGGTGGCGCTGGTGGGCGACAGCCATCGCGACCACTCCTGGAAGAACATGACCCAGGAGAGCCGGCAGGTGGACATCCTCCGCCCCGCCGCGAAGGAGGTCATCCGCATCGAGAGCCCGGCCCGCATCCCGGAGCTGATGCGCCGCGCCTTCGCCGTCGCCACCACCGGCCGTCCCGGCCCGGTCGTGGTGGACGTGCCGGAGGATGTCTGCCACGCCACCCACGGCTATGCGGACGACGCCTTCGCGGTCGATCCGATCTACCGCGCCGCCCCCGCCCTGCGCTGCCGCCCGGATGCGGCCGGCGTCGCGAAGGCGGCGGCGCTGCTGGCCGAGGCGAAGCGGCCGCTGGTGCTGGCCGGCGGCGGCGTCCACCTCTCCGGCGCGGCGCAGGTGCTGAGCGATCTGGCGCAGGCGCTGAACCTGCCGGTCGCGCACACGCTGACGGGCAAGGGCGCCATCGCCTGCACCGATCCGCTGAGCGCCGGGCTGTTCGGCCGCTACGACCGCATCGCCAACCGGCTGATCGAGGAATCCGACCTGCTGCTCGTCGTCGGCTGCAAGCTGGGCGAGATCGCGACCAAGCGCTACTCCGTGCCGGCGGCGGGCAAGCGCATCATCCATCTCGACATCGTGGCGGAGGAGATCGGGCGCACCGCCCGGCCGGAGCTCGCCCTCTGGGGCGATGCGAAGGAGACGCTCGCCGAGATCGCGGCGATGCTGAAGGACCGGGCGCCCGCCATCCGCGAGCGGCAGGAGGGCTATGCCGGCCTGGTCTCCTCGCGCATGGCGGAGTGGCGGGCGGGCGTCGCGGACAAGTACGCCTCCGAGGAGGTGCCGGTCAGCATGGCGCGCCTGCTGGGCGAGCTGAACCGCGCCCTGCCGGAGGACGGCATCCTGATCGCCGATGGCGGCTTCGCGGCGCATTGGGGCGGGCTGCTCTTCGACACGAAGCGGCCCGGGCGCTGCTTCGTCCCCGATCGCGGCTTCGCCTCCATCGGCTACGGCCTGCCCGGCGCGATGGGCGCGGCGCTGGCCGCGCCCGGCCGCGCGGTGGTGGCGCTGACCGGCGATGGCGGCTTCAACATGATGCTGGGCGAGATGGAGACGGCCCGGCGCATGGGCCTCTCCTTCACCGTCATCGTCGTGAACAACGCGGCGTCGGGCTACGTGAAGGCGTTGCAGCACCTGATGTACGGCGCCGGCAGCTACCACGCCTCCGACCTGGCCGAGACGGATTACGCGCGCATCGCCCAGGCGATGGGCTGCCGCGGCATCCGGGTGGAGCGGCCGGGCGATCTCGCCGATGCCCTCGCGCAAGGCATGGCCGGCCAGGGGCCGACGGTGCTGGACGTGGTGGTCACGCGCGACCCGGCCAAGATGCTGCCGGGCGTGGACAACCGCACGGTGCAGGTGAAGAAGGGCGACCGGGTGGCCTGA
- a CDS encoding thiamine pyrophosphate-dependent dehydrogenase E1 component subunit alpha, whose amino-acid sequence MSAPGNLDRGRLRAHHRMMWRIRALEQAALRGQDAKVVLGAIHPSIGQEAVPTGVISRLTREDLLLSTHRGHGHTLAKGAEPGAMMRELFGREGGNCGGKGGSMHIADFGVGMLGANGVVSANIVIAAGAAHAVKLKGENRVVACFFGDGATNRGPFLEGLNWAAVFHLPVLFVCEDNGYAATTRTATMTAGPGPSARARAFGIPGEEVDGNDVLAVEEAAARLVAAIRAGEGPRFLHAHTWRVTGHTGVDPAAYRTAEENAAHAGDDPIARAREVLLAAGVAAVELEADRAAAEAEMAAAYDEAFAAPFPPASVAFTDVQDIGSPAEVAF is encoded by the coding sequence GTGAGCGCGCCAGGAAATCTCGATCGCGGCCGGCTGCGCGCGCATCACCGGATGATGTGGCGCATCCGCGCGCTGGAGCAGGCGGCGCTGCGCGGGCAGGACGCGAAGGTGGTGCTGGGCGCCATCCATCCCTCGATCGGGCAGGAGGCGGTGCCGACGGGCGTGATCTCCCGCCTGACGCGCGAGGACCTGCTGCTCTCCACCCATCGCGGCCATGGCCATACCCTCGCCAAGGGCGCCGAGCCGGGAGCGATGATGCGCGAGCTGTTCGGCCGCGAGGGCGGCAATTGCGGCGGCAAGGGCGGCTCCATGCACATCGCCGATTTCGGCGTCGGCATGCTGGGGGCGAACGGCGTCGTCTCGGCCAACATCGTCATCGCCGCCGGCGCCGCGCATGCGGTGAAGCTGAAGGGCGAGAACCGCGTGGTCGCCTGCTTCTTCGGCGACGGGGCGACCAATCGCGGGCCCTTCCTGGAAGGGCTGAACTGGGCGGCGGTGTTCCACCTGCCCGTACTGTTCGTCTGCGAGGACAATGGCTACGCCGCCACCACCCGCACGGCGACGATGACGGCCGGGCCCGGCCCCTCCGCCCGCGCCCGCGCCTTCGGCATCCCGGGCGAGGAGGTGGACGGCAACGACGTGCTGGCGGTGGAGGAGGCCGCGGCGCGGCTGGTGGCCGCGATCCGCGCGGGGGAGGGGCCGCGCTTCCTGCACGCCCACACCTGGCGTGTCACCGGCCATACCGGCGTGGACCCGGCCGCCTATCGCACCGCCGAGGAGAACGCGGCGCATGCCGGGGACGACCCCATCGCCCGTGCCCGCGAGGTGCTGCTGGCGGCAGGCGTCGCGGCGGTGGAGCTGGAGGCCGACCGCGCGGCCGCGGAGGCGGAGATGGCCGCCGCCTACGACGAGGCCTTCGCCGCGCCCTTCCCCCCGGCGAGCGTCGCCTTCACCGACGTGCAGGATATCGGCAGCCCGGCGGAGGTCGCCTTCTGA
- a CDS encoding ABC transporter ATP-binding protein gives MLTVSHLDSHYGRAQILHGVSLEVAAGEAVALLGRNGAGKSTLLKTLIGLVRPSAGSVRFGGAEIAGWEPHRIARAGLGYVPEERRIFAELTVTENLEVGRQPPRPGAPEWTPAKLFALFPNLAGMRNRPGGRMSGGEQQMLTIARTLMGNPRLVLLDEPSEGLAPVIVEQMARAIRALRQEGLTVLLAEQNLRVAAGIADRAVMIEGGRVVWTGSMAALEADEAARRRYLAV, from the coding sequence ATGCTGACGGTGAGCCACCTGGACAGCCATTACGGCCGGGCGCAAATCCTGCACGGCGTCTCGCTGGAGGTCGCGGCCGGCGAGGCGGTCGCCCTGCTGGGCCGCAACGGCGCGGGCAAGAGCACGCTGCTGAAGACGCTCATCGGCCTGGTCCGCCCCAGCGCCGGCTCCGTGCGCTTCGGCGGGGCGGAGATCGCGGGCTGGGAGCCGCACCGCATCGCCCGGGCCGGGCTGGGCTACGTCCCGGAGGAGCGGCGCATCTTCGCGGAGCTGACCGTGACGGAGAACCTGGAGGTCGGCCGCCAGCCGCCACGGCCGGGCGCGCCGGAATGGACGCCGGCGAAGCTCTTCGCCCTGTTCCCCAACCTCGCCGGCATGCGCAACCGGCCGGGCGGGCGGATGAGCGGCGGCGAGCAGCAGATGCTGACCATCGCCCGGACCTTGATGGGCAATCCGCGCCTGGTGCTGCTGGACGAGCCCAGCGAGGGGCTGGCCCCGGTGATCGTCGAGCAGATGGCCCGCGCCATCCGGGCGCTGAGGCAGGAGGGGCTGACCGTGCTGCTGGCCGAGCAGAACCTGCGCGTCGCCGCGGGCATCGCCGACCGCGCGGTGATGATCGAGGGCGGCCGGGTGGTCTGGACCGGCAGCATGGCGGCGCTGGAGGCGGACGAGGCGGCGCGGCGCCGCTACCTGGCGGTGTGA
- a CDS encoding alpha-ketoacid dehydrogenase subunit beta: MPVITYLDAARQALAEEMRRDPTVWAVGEDLGRGGVFGQYRGLVAEFGADRISDAPISESAIMGAAVGAAMMGTRPVVEMRFSDFALCAMDELINQAAKARFMFGGQTRVPLVAREPIGMWRSSAAQHSQSLESWYAHVPGLVVACPSTPADNKGLLKAAIRCDDPVVYMEHKNLWGLEGEVPEDPDFTIPFGEARLVREGEHATIVSWSAQVHVADRAAALLAEDGIRAEVIDLRTLWPWDKAAVLRSVEKTGRLLVTHESVAVGGFGAEVAASVAEHGAAFLRAPVRRLGAPRTNIAYAPPAEDAVRVGAPAIAQAVREMMRNGDARR, from the coding sequence ATGCCCGTGATCACCTATCTGGATGCCGCCCGGCAAGCCCTGGCCGAGGAGATGCGGCGCGATCCCACCGTCTGGGCGGTGGGCGAGGATCTGGGCCGCGGCGGCGTCTTCGGCCAGTATCGCGGGCTGGTGGCGGAGTTCGGCGCCGACCGCATCTCCGACGCGCCCATCTCGGAATCCGCCATCATGGGCGCCGCCGTCGGCGCGGCGATGATGGGCACGCGGCCGGTGGTGGAGATGCGCTTCTCCGACTTCGCGCTCTGCGCCATGGACGAGCTGATCAACCAGGCGGCCAAGGCGCGCTTCATGTTCGGCGGCCAGACCCGGGTGCCGCTGGTGGCGCGCGAGCCGATCGGCATGTGGCGCTCCTCCGCCGCGCAGCATTCGCAGTCGCTGGAGAGCTGGTACGCGCATGTCCCGGGGCTGGTCGTGGCGTGCCCTTCCACGCCCGCGGACAACAAGGGGCTGCTGAAGGCGGCGATCCGTTGCGACGACCCGGTGGTCTACATGGAGCACAAGAACCTCTGGGGGCTGGAGGGCGAGGTGCCGGAGGACCCGGACTTCACCATCCCCTTCGGCGAGGCGCGGCTGGTGCGGGAGGGTGAGCACGCGACCATCGTCTCCTGGTCCGCCCAGGTGCATGTCGCCGACCGCGCCGCCGCGCTGCTGGCCGAGGACGGTATCCGTGCCGAGGTGATCGACCTGCGCACCCTCTGGCCCTGGGACAAGGCGGCCGTGCTGCGCAGCGTGGAGAAGACGGGGCGCCTGCTGGTCACGCACGAATCCGTGGCGGTGGGCGGCTTCGGCGCCGAGGTCGCGGCGAGCGTGGCCGAGCACGGCGCGGCCTTCCTGCGCGCGCCTGTCCGGCGCCTGGGCGCGCCGCGCACCAACATCGCCTATGCGCCGCCCGCCGAGGATGCGGTGCGGGTGGGCGCGCCGGCCATCGCCCAGGCGGTGCGCGAGATGATGCGGAACGGAGACGCCCGCCGATGA
- a CDS encoding TRAP transporter substrate-binding protein → MGMVIGRRAALLGGAALGTGAFAIGKARAAADFSYKFATNVPATHPLNVRLQESFDRIKKDSNGALEITLFPNNQLGADTDVLNQLRSGAVEFFTLSGVILSTLVPVASINGIGFAFNDYDTVWKAMDGELGAHIRGEIAKANIVAMDRIWDNGFRHITMSTRPIRTPDDLKDVKMRVPVSPLWTSMFRAFGSAPVSINAAEMYSALQTKIAEGQENPLAAIWNTKIFEVQKYLALTGHMWDGYWPLANRRAWNALPNDLRAMAAKHLNQGALDQRADLAVLNTSLRADLEGKGMLFNEVNKEQFRNRLRQAGFYAEWRGRFGDAPWKILEKFAGGLQ, encoded by the coding sequence ATGGGTATGGTGATCGGGCGGCGCGCCGCCCTGCTGGGCGGTGCGGCGCTGGGGACGGGGGCCTTCGCCATCGGCAAGGCCCGGGCGGCGGCGGATTTCAGCTACAAGTTCGCCACCAACGTGCCGGCGACGCATCCGCTGAACGTGCGGCTGCAGGAATCCTTCGACCGCATCAAGAAGGACAGCAACGGGGCGCTGGAGATCACGCTCTTCCCCAACAACCAGCTCGGCGCGGACACGGACGTGCTGAACCAGCTGCGCTCCGGCGCGGTGGAGTTCTTCACCCTCTCGGGCGTGATCCTCTCGACCCTGGTGCCGGTCGCCTCGATCAACGGCATCGGCTTCGCCTTCAACGACTACGACACCGTCTGGAAGGCGATGGACGGCGAGCTGGGCGCGCATATCCGCGGCGAGATCGCCAAGGCGAACATCGTGGCCATGGACCGCATCTGGGACAACGGCTTCCGCCACATCACCATGAGCACGCGGCCGATCCGCACGCCCGACGACCTGAAGGACGTGAAGATGCGGGTGCCGGTCAGCCCGCTCTGGACCTCGATGTTCCGCGCCTTCGGCTCGGCCCCGGTGAGCATCAACGCCGCCGAGATGTACTCGGCGCTCCAGACCAAGATCGCCGAGGGGCAGGAGAACCCGCTCGCCGCCATCTGGAACACCAAGATCTTCGAGGTGCAGAAGTACCTCGCCCTGACCGGCCACATGTGGGACGGCTACTGGCCGCTCGCCAACCGCCGCGCCTGGAACGCCCTGCCCAATGACCTGCGCGCGATGGCGGCGAAGCACCTAAACCAGGGAGCGCTGGACCAGCGCGCCGACCTCGCCGTGCTGAACACCAGCCTGCGCGCCGACCTCGAGGGCAAGGGCATGCTCTTCAACGAGGTGAACAAGGAGCAGTTCCGCAACCGGCTGCGCCAGGCGGGCTTCTACGCCGAGTGGCGCGGCCGCTTCGGCGATGCGCCCTGGAAGATCCTGGAGAAGTTCGCGGGCGGGCTGCAGTGA